One genomic segment of [Phormidium] sp. ETS-05 includes these proteins:
- a CDS encoding iron uptake porin yields the protein MNNITTHQPLWLKDTKRFWMYLLLSGVVAQMPLHAVGAEAQAEPNLGSGSPNLLAQATDTAITSDNGLVGIDMPSVTDIAQPANTNADINLSQGVDGGSMERINSVNRLSDVRPTDWAFSALQSLAERYNCLMAYRDNTYRGNRALTRYEFAAGLNACLETIQQQIAAATAEIGQSDLDQIKRLQEEFGAELATLRARVDGLEVRTAELEANQFSATTKLYSFAWFNVNAGFNGEGVQRERINAFAPNIRDTRFIQTLDGTPNATTNGLVWFDLVTSFTGKDQLVTQLAFGNAGGPPDNPLGNAYVSDGLEFTYGTDFTTQGGGVQRNDVTLRELYYQFPIGDKVQVVVGPRFNYFRFLEGNQFSFLFTGGPIIFNFFSFNSANSTQVNAIDRGGGALVMMNLHPRVKLNLAYIGESDEYLPSSLFNSVSNPEDGLFSPTNTATAELILKPTDNSNIRLSYTRTGIKAINGVIGFGINEPMTGFADDGFGGRVGDATADTFAVNADWLLTPGLGIFGRYSYGSTNIFAKTPGRDDGEVNIQSYQVGLAFPNLGKQGSMGTLSFLVPYDILDGEEFLITGAGDGGKQYEFEASYFLPVSKNIALVPSLFVIGNPNNFDDNPTIYIGNFRTQFNF from the coding sequence ATGAATAATATTACAACTCATCAGCCGTTATGGCTGAAAGACACCAAGCGTTTCTGGATGTACTTGTTGCTTTCGGGTGTGGTGGCGCAAATGCCCCTACATGCTGTTGGTGCTGAAGCTCAAGCCGAACCAAATCTCGGCTCTGGCTCACCTAACCTCCTAGCACAGGCAACCGATACCGCCATCACATCAGATAATGGCTTAGTTGGGATTGATATGCCATCGGTGACAGATATCGCCCAACCTGCAAACACCAACGCCGATATCAACCTCAGCCAGGGTGTGGATGGCGGGAGTATGGAGCGGATTAATTCCGTCAACCGCTTATCCGATGTCCGCCCCACAGACTGGGCTTTTAGCGCTCTGCAATCCTTGGCGGAACGCTATAACTGCCTTATGGCATATCGGGATAACACCTATCGTGGCAATCGGGCTTTAACCCGGTATGAATTCGCCGCCGGTTTGAATGCTTGTTTGGAAACCATCCAACAGCAAATCGCCGCCGCTACCGCAGAAATCGGACAATCAGATTTAGACCAGATTAAACGGCTCCAAGAAGAGTTTGGGGCGGAACTGGCCACCCTGCGGGCACGGGTTGATGGTTTGGAAGTGCGCACCGCCGAGTTAGAGGCGAATCAATTTTCTGCCACTACCAAACTATATTCCTTCGCCTGGTTTAACGTCAATGCTGGCTTTAATGGCGAAGGGGTGCAGCGGGAAAGGATCAATGCTTTTGCTCCCAACATCCGCGATACCCGCTTTATCCAAACTCTCGACGGCACTCCCAACGCCACCACCAACGGTTTAGTGTGGTTTGATTTGGTGACATCGTTTACCGGTAAAGACCAACTCGTTACCCAATTGGCCTTTGGTAACGCTGGCGGTCCTCCCGATAACCCTCTGGGTAACGCTTATGTTTCCGATGGTTTGGAATTCACCTATGGCACTGATTTTACTACCCAAGGCGGCGGCGTTCAACGCAATGATGTCACCCTGCGGGAATTGTATTACCAATTCCCCATTGGCGATAAAGTGCAAGTGGTGGTAGGTCCGAGGTTTAACTATTTTCGCTTCTTGGAAGGCAACCAGTTTTCTTTCTTGTTTACTGGCGGGCCGATTATTTTCAACTTCTTTTCTTTCAACTCGGCTAACAGCACTCAGGTCAATGCGATCGACCGGGGGGGCGGTGCCTTGGTGATGATGAATCTCCACCCCAGAGTCAAACTGAATCTCGCCTACATTGGGGAAAGCGACGAATATCTCCCATCTTCTCTGTTTAACTCCGTCAGCAATCCCGAAGATGGTTTATTCTCTCCCACGAATACCGCCACTGCGGAACTGATTTTAAAACCGACGGATAACTCTAATATCCGGTTGTCATACACCCGCACTGGGATTAAAGCCATTAACGGCGTGATTGGCTTCGGGATTAATGAGCCGATGACCGGTTTTGCTGATGATGGTTTTGGCGGTCGGGTAGGAGATGCCACTGCTGATACTTTTGCCGTCAATGCTGACTGGTTGCTTACTCCCGGATTAGGCATATTTGGCCGTTATAGCTACGGTAGCACCAACATTTTTGCCAAAACTCCAGGGCGTGATGATGGCGAAGTGAATATCCAATCTTATCAGGTGGGTTTGGCTTTCCCCAACTTGGGCAAACAAGGCTCGATGGGTACGCTCTCATTTTTGGTGCCCTATGACATTTTGGATGGGGAAGAATTCTTGATTACTGGCGCTGGTGACGGCGGCAAACAATATGAGTTTGAGGCTAGTTACTTTTTGCCCGTGAGCAAGAATATTGCGCTCGTTCCTTCGTTGTTTGTGATTGGCAATCCCAACAACTTTGACGATAACCCGACCATTTATATCGGTAACTTCCGAACGCAATTTAATTTCTAG
- a CDS encoding nuclear transport factor 2 family protein, translated as MPLTAAEIQEFAVAWYKKLDVHDPLEEYKDLMTDDVEFRFPEATVTGFAGYSDWYNRVISIFFDEVHTVKEATPTINGDEADVKVVVKWEASVWNPPEPSSKRIVLDAYQTWKVKRHPKTGKPAIAIYIVDDLKYYEGSATL; from the coding sequence ATGCCCTTAACCGCTGCCGAAATCCAAGAATTTGCCGTAGCTTGGTATAAAAAACTCGACGTTCACGATCCATTAGAAGAATACAAAGATCTAATGACCGATGACGTAGAGTTTCGCTTTCCCGAAGCCACCGTCACCGGGTTTGCCGGATATTCCGACTGGTATAATCGCGTCATTAGCATTTTCTTTGATGAAGTCCACACCGTCAAAGAAGCCACACCCACCATTAATGGCGATGAAGCCGATGTAAAAGTAGTGGTGAAGTGGGAAGCATCAGTCTGGAACCCACCCGAACCCAGCAGCAAGCGCATTGTTTTGGATGCTTACCAGACTTGGAAGGTAAAACGCCACCCCAAAACAGGCAAACCGGCGATCGCCATTTACATCGTTGACGACCTCAAATATTACGAAGGTTCGGCTACCCTGTAA
- a CDS encoding nuclear transport factor 2 family protein yields the protein MTQAKTPGQAFFDKHLERIGAGEIDAMVDSDYTPDAVLITFFNGFDDEEPPMTIKGREGIKQFFHKYMKTIGSIDVKKIDFTDNFDGKEGSIFFQAEFTCDLGLMKVGDAWTMKDGQIFIHYGFWASDKPKK from the coding sequence ATGACACAAGCAAAGACACCAGGACAAGCGTTTTTTGACAAACACCTGGAAAGAATTGGCGCCGGTGAAATTGATGCAATGGTGGATAGCGACTATACACCAGATGCGGTCTTGATTACCTTTTTCAACGGCTTTGACGACGAAGAGCCCCCCATGACCATCAAAGGTCGGGAAGGAATTAAACAATTCTTTCACAAGTACATGAAGACGATCGGCTCGATCGACGTGAAAAAAATTGACTTTACCGACAACTTCGACGGTAAAGAAGGCAGCATCTTTTTCCAAGCTGAATTCACCTGCGACCTCGGTTTGATGAAAGTGGGTGATGCTTGGACGATGAAAGACGGCCAAATCTTTATTCACTACGGTTTCTGGGCATCAGACAAACCCAAAAAATAA
- a CDS encoding NHLP leader peptide family RiPP precursor gives MDVKTHLIDKALHDSDFKRELIGNPKAIIAKEFCTQLPPGIEVRVLEETAKVIYIVLPYREK, from the coding sequence ATGGATGTGAAAACCCATTTGATTGATAAAGCCCTACATGATTCTGATTTTAAACGGGAATTGATTGGCAATCCCAAGGCGATTATTGCCAAAGAGTTTTGCACTCAGTTGCCACCGGGAATCGAAGTCAGGGTTTTAGAAGAAACCGCCAAAGTCATCTATATAGTCTTGCCTTACAGGGAAAAATAA
- a CDS encoding SDR family oxidoreductase has translation MTISGVWKMNIQGSVALITGANGGLGTEFIKALLAAGVGKIYACARRIDALNATVQLDPSRVVAVQVDVTKPAEVEAAAKQCTDVTLLFNNAGVSKDQGVISAPNMDGVRAEMETNFFGTMAMCRAFAPVLKANGGGAIINIVSLLGKINLPFMGTYSCTKAAELSLTQCVRAELAGQKTLVIGVMPGTIDTKFAVLYPDPKVAPEEVVRATLQAIVDEEEDIYPGEQATYVAGALLQDPKAVEKQLAGMLPGFLEQLQQQKG, from the coding sequence ATGACAATTTCAGGAGTTTGGAAGATGAATATACAAGGATCTGTAGCTCTGATTACTGGAGCCAATGGCGGTTTGGGCACGGAGTTTATTAAAGCGCTGTTGGCGGCTGGTGTAGGCAAGATTTACGCTTGCGCTCGTCGTATTGATGCTCTGAATGCTACGGTGCAGCTAGATCCATCGCGGGTGGTAGCGGTGCAAGTGGATGTGACTAAACCCGCAGAGGTGGAAGCGGCGGCGAAACAATGTACTGATGTGACGCTGTTGTTTAATAATGCTGGGGTGAGCAAAGACCAAGGTGTGATTTCCGCGCCGAATATGGATGGCGTCCGGGCGGAGATGGAAACTAATTTCTTTGGCACGATGGCGATGTGTCGGGCGTTTGCGCCGGTGCTGAAGGCAAATGGCGGTGGGGCGATTATTAATATCGTGTCTTTGCTAGGGAAAATTAATTTGCCTTTTATGGGGACTTATAGCTGCACTAAAGCGGCAGAGTTGTCTCTGACTCAGTGCGTGCGCGCGGAACTGGCGGGGCAAAAAACCCTGGTAATTGGGGTGATGCCTGGGACGATCGACACTAAGTTTGCGGTGTTATATCCTGACCCGAAAGTGGCTCCTGAAGAGGTGGTACGGGCGACTCTGCAGGCGATCGTCGATGAAGAAGAAGACATCTACCCTGGAGAACAAGCCACTTATGTGGCTGGGGCGCTACTGCAAGACCCCAAAGCCGTAGAAAAACAACTAGCGGGGATGCTTCCGGGCTTCTTAGAGCAGCTCCAACAGCAAAAAGGTTAA
- a CDS encoding response regulator — translation MSKILVIEDETSTRDILIDCLEAEGFQVIAADNGRLGVQQAHVHQPDLILCDIMLPKLDGYGVLDALRKDAITAIIPFIFLTAKNDRQERMQGMAMGADDYITKPFTTTELVLAISSRLQYRQMLERIYAATPAFSHRQGNITGPQPDFTANPDGRENPSEANFQYPEHRQLQKIFAFIETNYHQPIGLNEIAQEFGYSPSYLTSLVRRLTGQTLYQWIVQRRMFQARQLLLETDFAVHQIAEVVGYVDTGHFVKHFRQLHKKPPKTWRDGHRTM, via the coding sequence GTGAGCAAAATTCTCGTCATCGAAGATGAAACTAGCACCCGCGATATCCTGATTGACTGTTTAGAAGCCGAAGGCTTCCAAGTCATTGCCGCCGACAACGGTCGCCTAGGAGTGCAGCAAGCCCACGTCCATCAGCCAGACCTGATTTTATGTGATATCATGCTGCCAAAATTAGACGGTTATGGCGTACTAGATGCCCTGCGTAAAGACGCCATCACCGCCATTATCCCGTTTATTTTTCTGACCGCCAAAAATGACCGACAAGAAAGAATGCAGGGCATGGCAATGGGTGCTGATGACTATATCACCAAGCCGTTTACCACCACAGAATTAGTGCTAGCGATTTCCTCACGCTTGCAATACCGCCAAATGCTCGAGCGCATTTATGCGGCTACACCTGCATTTAGTCATCGCCAGGGCAACATCACTGGTCCGCAGCCAGATTTCACCGCCAACCCCGACGGGCGGGAAAACCCATCAGAAGCAAACTTTCAGTACCCGGAACACCGCCAGTTACAAAAGATATTTGCCTTCATCGAAACCAATTATCACCAACCGATCGGCTTAAATGAAATTGCCCAAGAATTTGGCTATTCCCCATCATACTTGACCAGCTTGGTGCGCCGCCTCACGGGACAAACCCTGTATCAGTGGATCGTGCAACGCCGAATGTTCCAAGCCCGTCAACTCCTCCTAGAAACCGACTTTGCCGTACACCAGATTGCCGAAGTGGTAGGGTATGTAGATACCGGTCACTTTGTCAAGCATTTTCGCCAACTGCACAAAAAACCGCCCAAAACCTGGCGAGATGGCCATCGCACTATGTAG
- a CDS encoding GMC oxidoreductase, translated as MTNQFSQSRRKFIRNAALFTAGAVSPLLKIPYGRTQNNDFVDAIVIGSGFGGSVAALRLAEAGINTLVLEKGRRWTVTNPQANETFATFRNPDRRASWLSSESTIAGIGFGAPNDNLVINPPYVGVFEGLDNLNFIDFLRTSGVNPAAKDPRVNPEKIDVRGVKILNGVGVGGGSLVYNTILYQPNQMNFEMVFPREINFAEMANVFYPKVLGTIKNGPTPPDILNTPYYRATRVMLEQGQAAGYRSFLVNLGVDWDIVREEINGQRIPSAIVGETWYGQNSDAKSSLDKNYLSLAEASGLVEIAPLHLVTAISEEPSGGYRVNCNQIDEGGNTIATKSYTCRLLFLGAGSVGSSALMVRAKAQGTLTRLNDFVGKGWAGNGDLLNLRFGLPPTGQFEPVQQGGPAGAVIQDFPINEVTGQPNPLYNGINPISLMNLAQWNNPVGLLGLGIGVVPEARATGEFTYNPTTDKVTLNFPDSANAEYLKAMNRMVERLNQSNSASSRSPGSIVSAPTTAHPLGGMVMGKACDVDGRVLNYEGLYVVDGALIPGSTAACNPALTIGAIAERCMDRILNSPTGRRKSQIFA; from the coding sequence ATGACAAATCAATTTTCTCAATCTAGACGTAAATTTATTAGAAATGCTGCCCTGTTTACCGCTGGGGCAGTGTCACCGCTGCTGAAAATCCCCTATGGCAGAACCCAGAATAATGATTTTGTGGATGCTATTGTGATTGGCAGCGGTTTCGGGGGTTCAGTTGCTGCCCTGCGCCTTGCGGAAGCGGGAATTAATACGTTGGTGCTGGAAAAAGGGAGAAGATGGACTGTTACCAATCCTCAAGCTAATGAGACTTTTGCCACTTTCCGCAATCCCGATCGGCGTGCTAGCTGGCTGAGTTCTGAATCAACCATTGCTGGTATCGGGTTCGGCGCTCCTAACGATAACCTGGTGATTAATCCCCCCTACGTTGGAGTTTTTGAAGGTCTAGACAACCTCAATTTTATAGACTTCCTCCGCACTTCTGGCGTCAATCCAGCCGCAAAGGATCCTAGAGTTAACCCAGAGAAAATCGACGTTAGAGGCGTGAAGATTCTCAACGGCGTGGGTGTAGGCGGTGGCTCGTTGGTTTACAACACCATTCTCTATCAACCCAACCAGATGAACTTTGAGATGGTGTTTCCTAGGGAAATTAACTTTGCCGAAATGGCGAATGTTTTCTATCCCAAGGTGCTGGGCACTATCAAAAACGGCCCGACACCACCGGATATCTTGAATACCCCATATTACCGCGCCACTAGGGTGATGCTAGAACAGGGTCAGGCGGCGGGATATCGGTCTTTTCTGGTGAATTTGGGCGTAGATTGGGATATCGTCCGGGAAGAAATTAATGGTCAAAGAATACCCTCGGCAATTGTGGGGGAAACTTGGTACGGCCAAAACAGCGACGCCAAGAGCAGCTTGGATAAAAACTATTTATCTTTAGCCGAAGCCTCGGGATTGGTTGAGATTGCCCCCCTGCATTTGGTAACAGCTATCAGCGAAGAACCTTCTGGAGGATACCGAGTTAATTGCAATCAAATTGATGAAGGCGGCAACACGATCGCCACGAAATCATACACTTGCCGGTTGCTGTTCTTAGGAGCCGGTTCTGTGGGTTCCTCTGCATTGATGGTGCGTGCCAAAGCTCAAGGCACCCTCACCAGACTAAACGATTTTGTCGGTAAAGGTTGGGCAGGTAACGGCGACCTCTTAAACCTGCGTTTCGGCTTGCCACCCACAGGCCAATTCGAGCCTGTACAGCAGGGGGGACCGGCTGGGGCGGTGATTCAAGATTTCCCCATTAATGAGGTGACGGGGCAACCCAATCCACTGTACAACGGCATTAATCCCATTTCCCTGATGAATTTAGCCCAGTGGAATAATCCCGTGGGGCTTCTGGGTTTAGGCATCGGCGTGGTGCCGGAGGCGCGAGCCACGGGCGAGTTTACCTATAACCCAACTACGGATAAAGTAACATTAAACTTCCCCGACAGCGCCAATGCGGAATATCTCAAAGCCATGAACCGGATGGTAGAAAGGCTCAATCAAAGCAATAGCGCGTCTAGCCGTAGCCCTGGTAGCATCGTTTCTGCTCCCACTACCGCTCACCCCCTCGGCGGGATGGTGATGGGCAAGGCTTGCGATGTGGATGGACGGGTGCTGAATTATGAGGGTCTGTATGTGGTGGATGGGGCCTTGATTCCCGGTTCTACAGCGGCATGCAATCCGGCTCTGACGATCGGGGCGATCGCCGAACGCTGTATGGACCGCATCTTGAACAGTCCCACAGGCCGCAGAAAATCCCAAATCTTTGCCTAA
- a CDS encoding nuclear transport factor 2 family protein, with protein sequence MKGVPDSALGKMYKEHIELILKKDIDGLLAQYDKDAVLISSFQKTPLYFRGHEELTEHFQGILGIEGLDTEIAFWAETENPTTLMIVEAIKMTVGGQEATMRFADSWVLKDGKIVIHFAGMTQYPDGSVA encoded by the coding sequence ATGAAAGGAGTTCCAGATAGCGCCCTGGGCAAAATGTACAAAGAACACATCGAATTAATCCTGAAAAAGGATATCGATGGCCTATTAGCCCAGTATGATAAAGATGCTGTACTCATCAGCAGCTTTCAGAAAACCCCCCTTTACTTCCGGGGTCACGAAGAGCTGACAGAACACTTCCAAGGCATCCTGGGTATCGAAGGTTTGGACACCGAAATCGCTTTCTGGGCAGAAACTGAAAACCCCACCACCCTGATGATTGTGGAAGCCATTAAAATGACCGTGGGCGGCCAAGAAGCTACCATGCGGTTTGCCGATAGCTGGGTATTGAAAGATGGTAAAATCGTCATCCACTTTGCGGGTATGACCCAGTATCCCGATGGTTCCGTAGCCTAG
- a CDS encoding thiamine pyrophosphate-binding protein: MTTKTGRYAILEQFLADGIEYMFGNPGTVEQGFLDALAEYPKLKYILTLQETIAVMTADGYARATQKPTVVQIHSTPGLGNSIGALYQAYRGHAPLVVIGGDSGIKYQAMDAQMAGDLVAMAEPVTKWSTMVMEPSSLLRVLRRAIKIAGTPPMGPVYVCLPQDILDMPVVEPIIPSFIPSTRVVPDDETVKQAAAMLAGGTKPMIYVGDGVAYSGAQEELVKVAELLGAEVWEADSGELNMSHTHPLYQGGTGHMFGYASRPIMEKGDVNLVVGTYILPEVFPELTNIFKPGAKVVHIDLNAYEIAKNHPVDLGMVSDPKLTLAKLAAALEAAMTPAQKSAAKARVEEIGKAKAAKLAAALEADKKIRDDVPLHFSRFMEEFAPMLPDDVVIFDEALTSSPAIVRYKPPTKPGHYFLTRGGSLGLGIPGAIGLKLANPGKTVVGFTGDGGSMYTIQALWTAARHNIDAKFVICNNRSYRLLQLNITAYWKEQNIPAHDFPLPFDLSKPEIQFHDLARAMGVPGVLVTKPEDIGPALKEAMSTPGPFLIDVVLEGNVHPELIGVRCGQ, encoded by the coding sequence ATGACAACCAAAACAGGACGCTATGCCATCCTGGAGCAATTCCTGGCTGATGGCATCGAGTATATGTTTGGAAACCCCGGTACAGTGGAGCAGGGTTTCCTGGATGCCCTAGCGGAATATCCCAAGCTGAAATATATTCTCACTCTGCAAGAAACGATCGCGGTAATGACCGCCGATGGTTACGCCCGGGCGACCCAAAAACCCACAGTGGTGCAGATTCACAGTACCCCCGGTTTGGGCAACTCGATCGGCGCCCTTTACCAAGCCTATCGGGGACACGCCCCTCTAGTGGTTATCGGTGGGGACTCTGGCATTAAGTACCAGGCGATGGACGCCCAGATGGCAGGCGATTTAGTGGCGATGGCGGAGCCCGTCACCAAATGGTCCACGATGGTAATGGAACCATCATCCCTGCTGCGGGTGTTGCGGCGAGCCATCAAAATCGCAGGCACTCCCCCAATGGGTCCGGTGTATGTGTGCTTGCCCCAGGATATTCTGGATATGCCGGTGGTAGAGCCGATTATTCCCTCCTTCATCCCCTCGACGCGGGTGGTCCCCGATGACGAGACGGTGAAACAAGCAGCGGCGATGCTCGCTGGTGGCACCAAACCCATGATTTACGTGGGTGATGGGGTTGCCTATTCTGGAGCCCAAGAAGAACTGGTGAAAGTGGCGGAACTTCTGGGAGCCGAAGTTTGGGAAGCGGACTCCGGGGAACTGAACATGAGCCACACCCACCCCCTGTATCAAGGCGGGACGGGTCATATGTTCGGCTACGCCAGCCGCCCAATTATGGAAAAAGGCGATGTGAACTTGGTGGTGGGCACTTATATTCTGCCCGAGGTGTTCCCGGAACTGACAAATATCTTCAAACCGGGAGCCAAGGTGGTTCACATTGACTTGAACGCCTATGAAATCGCCAAAAACCACCCGGTAGATTTGGGGATGGTGAGCGATCCGAAGTTGACCTTGGCGAAACTGGCGGCGGCTTTGGAAGCGGCGATGACTCCGGCGCAGAAAAGTGCAGCCAAGGCTCGGGTAGAAGAAATTGGCAAGGCGAAAGCGGCGAAACTGGCAGCAGCGTTAGAAGCGGATAAGAAAATCCGTGATGATGTGCCTCTGCATTTCTCCCGGTTTATGGAAGAGTTCGCGCCAATGTTGCCCGATGATGTGGTGATTTTTGATGAGGCCCTCACATCTTCACCAGCGATCGTCCGCTACAAGCCACCCACGAAGCCGGGACATTATTTCCTGACTCGGGGCGGTTCTCTGGGGTTAGGCATTCCCGGGGCGATCGGCTTGAAACTAGCCAATCCTGGTAAAACCGTAGTCGGGTTTACCGGTGACGGTGGCAGTATGTACACCATCCAGGCCCTGTGGACCGCCGCTCGTCATAACATTGACGCCAAGTTTGTCATCTGCAACAACCGTTCTTACCGGCTGCTGCAACTGAACATCACCGCTTACTGGAAAGAGCAGAACATCCCCGCTCACGATTTCCCCCTGCCTTTCGACTTGTCCAAGCCAGAAATCCAATTCCACGACCTGGCTCGAGCGATGGGCGTCCCGGGGGTATTGGTGACCAAACCCGAGGACATCGGACCGGCTCTGAAAGAGGCGATGTCAACACCAGGACCATTCCTCATTGATGTAGTGTTAGAAGGGAACGTTCACCCAGAATTAATCGGCGTCCGCTGCGGTCAGTAA
- a CDS encoding type 1 glutamine amidotransferase domain-containing protein, translated as MASKNILMLISEWGYWGEELVGPVEACDKAGYNITFMTPTGQRPTPLSVSCAPGYIDPPLGRSVTSEEMGKKTVALDKSGRLDKPKNLAEWVPQRPYPSSPTYLRDMEAYYKRTDAIIDNELGQYDAFVIVGGSGALIDLANNSRVHQLILGFVKLNKPIACECYGVACLAFARDFREKKSLIWGKHVTGHPIDYDYVDGTGFEGPHALDGSNKGFGDGYINFGPPFYPLEYIMRDAVGPSGEFIGNVGHETSVLVDYPFITSRSTASSLKCGEILIKVLEEGMTRYGW; from the coding sequence ATGGCGAGCAAAAACATTCTCATGTTGATATCCGAATGGGGCTACTGGGGCGAAGAACTGGTAGGTCCGGTGGAAGCCTGCGATAAAGCGGGTTATAACATCACCTTTATGACTCCCACCGGGCAACGTCCCACCCCCCTTTCGGTGAGCTGCGCTCCCGGCTACATCGATCCGCCTTTGGGCCGGTCTGTCACCTCAGAAGAAATGGGCAAAAAGACGGTGGCTCTGGATAAGTCCGGACGGCTGGATAAACCCAAAAACTTAGCTGAGTGGGTGCCCCAGCGGCCATATCCTAGCTCCCCCACGTATCTGCGGGATATGGAAGCCTATTACAAGAGAACCGACGCGATTATCGACAACGAACTGGGCCAATATGATGCCTTCGTGATTGTCGGTGGTAGCGGCGCCTTGATTGATTTGGCGAACAACTCCCGCGTTCACCAGCTCATCCTCGGTTTCGTGAAGCTGAACAAGCCGATCGCCTGTGAATGCTACGGCGTGGCTTGCTTGGCATTTGCCCGCGACTTCCGCGAGAAGAAGAGCCTGATCTGGGGCAAACATGTCACCGGTCACCCGATCGATTATGACTATGTGGATGGCACCGGCTTTGAAGGCCCCCACGCTTTAGACGGCTCCAACAAAGGATTCGGCGACGGCTACATCAACTTTGGCCCTCCCTTCTATCCCCTGGAATACATCATGCGCGATGCCGTCGGACCTTCTGGCGAATTCATCGGTAACGTGGGTCACGAAACCTCCGTACTGGTTGACTATCCCTTTATCACCAGCCGCTCTACCGCTTCCTCCCTCAAGTGCGGTGAGATTCTGATTAAAGTTCTCGAAGAAGGAATGACCCGTTACGGTTGGTAG
- a CDS encoding (2Fe-2S)-binding protein — protein MKSSFILAVQADGGEVVTVEGLAQNGQLSPLQQAFWDSHAVQSGFSTPGMLLSLTDLLNRKPNPSEAEIRSWLEGVSCRDTGYQHVIDAVKLVAAQGR, from the coding sequence GTGAAAAGCTCTTTCATCCTGGCGGTGCAGGCGGATGGCGGGGAGGTGGTGACGGTGGAAGGACTGGCCCAAAACGGCCAACTCAGTCCCCTGCAACAAGCATTCTGGGACAGCCACGCGGTGCAGAGCGGCTTTTCTACTCCAGGGATGCTGTTATCATTAACTGACCTGTTGAACCGCAAACCCAACCCCAGCGAAGCTGAAATCCGCAGTTGGCTAGAGGGGGTAAGCTGCCGGGATACGGGCTACCAACATGTCATCGATGCGGTGAAGCTGGTGGCTGCTCAGGGGCGGTAG
- a CDS encoding PPC domain-containing protein, with protein MLDISDLFDNSYYLANNPDVANAVAAGNFSSGLQHFELFGQFERRDPSAFFDASFYQAQYPDIADAVAQGSVLSEFQHFLTAGQFEGRDPIAQFDTAYYLQANPDVGAIVPDQLTAYEHFLEAGQVEGRNPIATFNSNFYQQQYPDVGAAIDSGVVRSAFAHFVNFGLAEGRLRIPPADKDNFNTALELGALSGPRTLSDSVGAADPADIYRFTLDAASNINLRLDGLAADADLEVMRDLNGNGIAENQDLVAASVELGNTADNLAVSLGAGMYYIRVSHVPFLPQIPLPGQPFQPIANQDTNYNLTISVA; from the coding sequence ATGTTAGACATTAGCGATTTATTTGATAACAGTTATTACTTGGCTAACAACCCGGACGTAGCCAATGCAGTCGCCGCAGGCAATTTCAGCAGTGGTTTGCAACACTTTGAGCTATTCGGACAATTTGAGCGCCGGGACCCCAGTGCCTTTTTTGATGCCAGCTTTTATCAAGCGCAGTACCCCGACATCGCCGATGCTGTAGCTCAAGGGAGCGTGCTGAGCGAGTTTCAGCATTTCCTCACTGCTGGCCAGTTTGAGGGACGCGACCCGATTGCCCAATTTGACACCGCTTATTACCTACAGGCAAATCCCGACGTGGGGGCGATCGTGCCAGACCAGCTCACCGCCTATGAACACTTTTTAGAAGCAGGTCAGGTGGAAGGACGCAATCCGATCGCCACCTTCAACAGCAACTTCTACCAGCAACAATACCCCGACGTGGGAGCAGCCATAGACAGTGGTGTGGTGAGAAGCGCTTTCGCCCACTTTGTCAACTTTGGACTCGCAGAAGGAAGACTGCGGATACCCCCAGCCGATAAAGATAACTTCAACACTGCCCTAGAGTTGGGAGCTTTGAGCGGTCCGCGTACCCTCAGCGACAGCGTTGGTGCCGCCGACCCCGCCGACATCTACCGCTTCACCCTCGATGCTGCCAGTAACATCAACCTCCGCCTCGATGGCTTAGCCGCCGATGCAGATTTAGAAGTCATGCGCGACCTCAATGGTAATGGCATCGCCGAAAATCAAGACCTCGTGGCCGCTTCCGTGGAGTTGGGCAATACAGCCGATAACCTAGCCGTCAGCCTAGGGGCAGGTATGTACTACATCCGGGTTTCTCACGTTCCATTTCTCCCACAAATCCCCCTACCCGGTCAACCCTTCCAACCCATTGCTAATCAAGACACCAACTACAATCTGACTATTTCTGTAGCCTAA